Proteins found in one Campylobacter concisus genomic segment:
- the thrS gene encoding threonine--tRNA ligase: protein MSDIIAYKLNGEIVDTQSIVGRESSAEPIYFDNSKEALHVIRHSCAHLMAQAIKSLYPKAKFFVGPNVEDGFYYDFRVDDEGTKLGESDLAAIEEKMKELAEKKIDIIKTCSTKANMSDKFKDDDLKQEVLKRIPDGEVSSYSQGDFEDLCRGPHVPNTKFLKFFKLTRVAGAYLGGDESREMLTRIYGTAYADKESLKEHIRIIEEAKKRDHRKLGTEMKLFTFDEEVGGGLPIWLPNGGRLRSKLEQILYKAHRDRGYEPVRGPELLKADVWRRSGHYANYKENMYFTTIDETEYGIKPMNCVGHIKVYQSDIRSYRDLPLKFFEYGVVHRHEKSGVLHGLFRVREFAQDDSHIFCMPSQIKENILEILKFAGKIMENFGFHYEMEISTKPAKAIGGDEIWETATKALKEALDENGFKYGIDEGGGAFYGPKIDIKITDALKRKWQCGTIQVDFNLPERFDLGYIDANNERQRPVMLHRALLGSFERFIGILLEHTAGELPFFIAPTQVVIVPISDAHLDYAKEISRELRKINVDSEIASKNESLNKRIRTAEKQRVPMIVVLGDNEVANKSVALRDRQARTQSDMSLAEFINLTKEKLSEVHF from the coding sequence ATGAGCGATATCATCGCATACAAACTAAATGGCGAAATAGTCGATACTCAAAGTATCGTAGGGCGCGAGAGTAGTGCCGAGCCTATCTATTTTGACAACTCAAAAGAGGCACTACACGTTATCAGACACTCCTGTGCACACCTCATGGCACAAGCTATCAAATCACTCTATCCAAAGGCAAAATTCTTTGTCGGACCAAACGTAGAAGATGGGTTTTATTATGATTTTAGAGTTGATGATGAGGGCACGAAGCTAGGCGAGAGCGATCTAGCAGCGATCGAAGAAAAAATGAAAGAGCTTGCTGAGAAGAAAATTGATATCATCAAAACCTGCTCAACCAAAGCTAATATGAGCGATAAATTTAAAGATGACGACCTAAAACAAGAGGTCTTAAAAAGAATCCCAGATGGTGAAGTTAGCAGCTATTCGCAAGGCGATTTTGAGGATCTTTGCCGCGGACCACACGTACCAAATACTAAATTTTTAAAATTTTTCAAGCTTACACGCGTGGCTGGAGCTTATCTTGGCGGCGATGAGAGCCGTGAGATGCTAACTAGAATTTACGGCACAGCTTATGCAGATAAAGAGAGTTTAAAAGAGCACATCCGAATCATTGAAGAGGCCAAAAAGCGTGACCACAGAAAGCTTGGCACCGAGATGAAACTATTTACTTTTGATGAAGAAGTGGGTGGCGGCTTGCCGATATGGTTACCAAATGGTGGACGCTTGCGCTCTAAGTTAGAGCAAATTTTATACAAAGCTCACCGCGACCGCGGCTACGAGCCAGTGCGAGGTCCTGAGCTTTTAAAGGCTGATGTGTGGAGAAGAAGCGGCCACTACGCAAACTACAAAGAAAATATGTACTTTACAACGATCGATGAGACAGAGTATGGCATCAAGCCGATGAACTGCGTTGGCCACATCAAAGTCTATCAAAGTGACATCCGCTCTTACCGCGATCTCCCGCTTAAATTTTTCGAGTACGGCGTCGTTCACCGCCATGAGAAAAGTGGCGTGCTTCACGGACTTTTTAGAGTTCGCGAATTTGCACAAGATGACTCACATATCTTTTGTATGCCAAGCCAGATCAAAGAAAATATCCTAGAAATTTTAAAATTTGCTGGCAAGATAATGGAAAATTTTGGCTTTCATTACGAGATGGAAATTTCGACCAAGCCCGCAAAAGCGATCGGCGGAGATGAAATTTGGGAAACTGCGACCAAAGCGCTAAAAGAAGCGCTTGACGAAAACGGCTTTAAATACGGTATCGACGAGGGCGGCGGCGCATTCTACGGTCCAAAAATCGACATCAAAATCACCGATGCACTAAAACGAAAATGGCAGTGCGGCACGATCCAGGTCGATTTTAACCTACCTGAGCGCTTTGATCTGGGCTACATCGACGCAAATAACGAAAGACAACGCCCTGTAATGCTTCACAGAGCACTGCTTGGCAGTTTTGAGAGATTCATAGGAATTTTACTTGAGCACACTGCTGGTGAGCTACCATTTTTTATCGCTCCTACGCAAGTCGTCATTGTACCTATTAGCGACGCACATTTAGACTACGCAAAAGAAATTTCACGTGAGCTAAGAAAGATCAACGTCGATAGCGAGATCGCAAGTAAAAATGAGAGTTTAAATAAGAGAATAAGAACGGCTGAAAAACAAAGGGTGCCTATGATAGTCGTGCTAGGCGACAACGAAGTAGCGAATAAGAGCGTTGCGCTACGCGACAGACAGGCTAGGACGCAGAGCGATATGAGCTTGGCGGAATTTATAAATTTAACGAAGGAGAAACTTAGTGAGGTACATTTTTGA
- the infC gene encoding translation initiation factor IF-3, whose amino-acid sequence MSKENEVLLNEDIRAREVRCVGDDGTAYGVISREEALEISNKLGLDLVLIAPDAKPPVCKIMDYGKFRYQQEKKQKEAKKKQKTIEIKEIKLSVKIAQNDINYKVKHASEFLQDGKHVKFRVFLKGREMSTPEAGVAMLEKVWEMIKNEADRDKEPMIEGRYVNMLVTPKKG is encoded by the coding sequence TTGAGTAAGGAAAATGAAGTATTGCTCAATGAGGACATAAGGGCGAGAGAGGTAAGATGTGTAGGGGATGATGGCACGGCATACGGTGTCATCTCAAGAGAAGAGGCTTTAGAGATCTCAAATAAGCTTGGGCTTGATCTAGTGCTTATAGCGCCAGATGCGAAGCCGCCAGTTTGCAAGATAATGGATTATGGTAAATTCCGCTATCAGCAAGAGAAAAAGCAAAAAGAAGCCAAGAAAAAGCAAAAAACCATCGAGATAAAAGAGATAAAACTCTCTGTCAAGATCGCCCAAAATGATATAAACTACAAGGTTAAACACGCAAGTGAGTTTTTGCAAGATGGCAAACACGTTAAATTTCGTGTATTTTTAAAGGGTCGCGAGATGAGTACTCCAGAAGCTGGTGTAGCTATGCTTGAGAAGGTCTGGGAAATGATAAAAAATGAAGCTGATCGCGACAAAGAACCTATGATAGAAGGTCGTTATGTAAATATGCTTGTAACTCCAAAAAAGGGTTAA
- the gdhA gene encoding NADP-specific glutamate dehydrogenase encodes MSEYIEKTMEWIKKTNPGQGVFVQAATEVLNSLEPLIKRESKYQKHAILERIVIPERTVIFRVTYTGDDGRPQVNNGYRVQFNSAVGPYKGGIRLHPSVDLGVLKFLGFEQIFKNSLTGVNIGGAKGGSTFDPKGKSEGEIMRFCQAFMSELYRHIGNTVDVPAGDIGVGAREIGYMFGQYKKLTGRFDGILTGKGLNWGGSLARTEATGYGLVYFTQNMLQKAGLGLEGKKCSISGSGNVAIYTVEKLYQVGALPITVSDSNGYVYDAEGIDLAVLKELKEVKRARLSEYVKFRPNAKYVSVGEYKEGRNGVWDVPCDGAFPCATQNELHLADIKTLYANGCRFVAEGANMPSTLDAINFMLAQKDFYFAPAKAANAGGVGTSGLEMMQNAGMTAWSFEKVDHRLHGIMNHIFELSYETSKEFGDEGNLVLGSNIAGFRKVADAMIDQGYV; translated from the coding sequence ATGAGCGAGTACATCGAAAAAACGATGGAGTGGATAAAAAAGACCAATCCGGGTCAAGGCGTCTTTGTCCAGGCTGCGACCGAGGTTTTAAATAGCCTCGAGCCGCTTATAAAAAGAGAGAGCAAGTACCAAAAACACGCAATCCTAGAGCGCATCGTCATCCCTGAGCGCACGGTGATATTTCGCGTCACATACACGGGCGACGACGGCAGACCGCAGGTAAATAACGGCTACCGCGTGCAGTTTAACTCAGCCGTGGGCCCCTATAAAGGCGGTATCAGACTGCATCCTAGCGTCGATCTTGGCGTACTAAAATTTCTTGGATTTGAGCAAATTTTTAAAAATTCGCTCACGGGCGTAAATATCGGCGGCGCAAAAGGCGGCAGCACCTTTGATCCAAAAGGCAAGAGCGAGGGCGAGATAATGCGCTTTTGCCAAGCGTTTATGAGCGAGCTATACCGCCACATCGGCAACACTGTAGACGTACCCGCAGGCGACATCGGCGTGGGCGCGCGCGAGATCGGCTATATGTTTGGGCAGTATAAAAAACTCACGGGCAGATTTGACGGCATACTCACGGGCAAAGGCTTAAACTGGGGCGGCAGCCTAGCGCGTACGGAAGCGACTGGATACGGGTTAGTCTATTTTACGCAAAATATGCTGCAAAAAGCTGGGCTTGGGCTAGAAGGCAAAAAATGCAGCATAAGCGGTAGCGGAAACGTCGCCATATACACGGTAGAAAAGCTCTATCAAGTAGGCGCGCTGCCTATCACGGTTTCTGATTCAAACGGATACGTTTACGACGCCGAGGGCATCGATCTAGCGGTGCTTAAAGAGCTAAAAGAGGTCAAACGCGCGCGCCTTAGCGAATACGTTAAATTTAGACCGAACGCAAAATACGTAAGCGTGGGCGAGTACAAAGAGGGCAGAAACGGCGTGTGGGACGTGCCGTGCGACGGGGCGTTTCCGTGCGCGACGCAAAACGAGCTGCATCTAGCCGACATAAAGACGCTCTACGCTAACGGCTGCCGTTTCGTGGCTGAGGGCGCAAATATGCCAAGCACGCTTGATGCGATAAATTTTATGCTAGCGCAAAAGGATTTTTACTTCGCTCCGGCAAAGGCGGCAAACGCGGGCGGCGTGGGCACGTCAGGCCTAGAAATGATGCAAAATGCAGGTATGACCGCATGGAGCTTTGAAAAGGTCGATCATAGGCTGCACGGCATAATGAATCATATCTTTGAGCTTAGCTACGAGACTAGCAAAGAGTTTGGCGACGAGGGAAATCTGGTGCTTGGCTCAAATATCGCGGGCTTTAGAAAAGTGGCCGACGCGATGATAGATCAGGGATACGTGTAG
- a CDS encoding SMI1/KNR4 family protein: MFLKLNQIAQKLDQIFLPLEQEGMTGMRLLLQNDVKATAQALKNAQEALGINFPAKFTKLLSKFDLGNFEICNVKFGSKGDYVSELVRLNSVDEFGGKWWQGEARPLNLIVFAVGDPWIFLLDCTSGAVYAWLFGDEELCSRCVASDFEKFFIALASTYIARLNDEAMPSAKQILNFVQADDTALDFWQEMAQI; encoded by the coding sequence ATGTTTTTAAAGTTAAACCAGATAGCTCAAAAATTAGATCAAATTTTCTTGCCACTAGAGCAAGAGGGTATGACTGGCATGAGACTCTTGCTTCAAAATGATGTTAAAGCCACCGCACAAGCACTTAAAAACGCACAAGAAGCTCTTGGCATAAATTTCCCAGCTAAATTTACAAAGCTTTTAAGCAAATTTGACCTTGGAAATTTTGAAATTTGCAATGTCAAATTTGGCTCCAAAGGCGATTACGTGAGTGAGCTAGTACGGCTAAATAGCGTAGATGAGTTTGGTGGCAAATGGTGGCAAGGTGAAGCTCGCCCTTTAAATTTGATAGTCTTTGCCGTGGGTGATCCGTGGATATTTTTGCTTGATTGCACGAGTGGCGCGGTCTATGCATGGCTCTTTGGAGATGAGGAGCTTTGCAGCAGGTGCGTCGCAAGCGACTTTGAAAAATTTTTCATAGCGCTTGCCAGCACCTATATAGCAAGACTAAATGATGAAGCCATGCCATCAGCCAAACAAATCCTAAATTTTGTCCAAGCAGACGACACAGCACTTGATTTTTGGCAAGAGATGGCGCAAATTTAG
- a CDS encoding acetyl-CoA carboxylase subunit A, which produces MIHKILIANRGEIAVRIVRACRDLHIQSVGIYTAPDSECLHVRIADEAYQVGEDPIKGYLDAKAIVKLAKECGADAIHPGYGFLSENYEFAKAVEDAGLIFIGPKAEVIRKMGDKNIARYLMKRNGIPIVPGTEKLNDESMDAIKEHARRIGYPVILKASGGGGGRGIREVWQEEDMQDAFESCTREAKAYFNNDEVFMEKLVVNPRHIEFQILGDNYGNIIHLCERDCSIQRRHQKIIEIAPCPSISENLRKIMGVTAVAAAKAVGYSNVGTIEFLLDDYNNFYFMEMNTRIQVEHGITEEITGHDLVVRQIRIAAGEILEIEQSDIKPRGYAIEARITAENVWENFIPAPGTIEGYYPALGPSVRVDSHVYKDYTIPPFYDSLIAKLIVKATDYDLAVNKLERALEEFTIEGVRTIIPFLLTISKSKEFRRGFFDTSYVEKNLKTILENTYDDMNKEPNDDLEEVIVEAIKRYKKKR; this is translated from the coding sequence ATGATACATAAAATTCTTATCGCAAATCGTGGTGAGATCGCAGTTAGGATAGTCAGAGCTTGTAGGGATTTACACATCCAAAGCGTAGGAATTTACACAGCACCAGACAGCGAGTGCTTGCATGTCAGGATCGCTGACGAGGCCTATCAAGTGGGCGAAGATCCGATCAAAGGCTATCTTGACGCCAAAGCTATCGTAAAGCTCGCTAAAGAGTGTGGGGCTGACGCCATACACCCAGGATATGGCTTTCTTAGCGAAAACTACGAATTTGCAAAGGCGGTTGAGGACGCTGGGCTTATCTTTATCGGTCCAAAGGCTGAAGTGATAAGAAAAATGGGTGATAAAAATATCGCAAGATACCTAATGAAGAGAAACGGCATACCAATCGTTCCAGGCACAGAAAAGCTAAATGACGAGAGTATGGACGCCATAAAAGAGCACGCTAGACGCATCGGCTACCCTGTCATCTTAAAAGCAAGCGGTGGTGGTGGTGGCCGTGGCATCAGGGAGGTCTGGCAAGAAGAAGATATGCAAGATGCCTTTGAATCATGCACCAGAGAGGCAAAAGCATACTTTAACAACGACGAAGTTTTTATGGAGAAGCTTGTCGTCAATCCTCGCCACATCGAGTTTCAAATTTTAGGCGATAACTACGGCAACATCATCCACCTTTGCGAGCGTGACTGCTCTATCCAAAGGCGCCACCAAAAGATCATCGAGATCGCACCTTGCCCATCGATCAGTGAAAATTTAAGAAAGATCATGGGTGTGACTGCAGTGGCTGCTGCAAAGGCTGTAGGCTACTCAAACGTAGGAACTATCGAGTTTTTACTAGATGACTACAACAACTTTTACTTCATGGAGATGAACACCCGTATCCAAGTGGAGCACGGCATCACTGAAGAGATCACAGGACATGATCTTGTCGTTAGGCAGATAAGAATAGCAGCTGGCGAAATTTTAGAGATCGAGCAAAGCGATATCAAGCCACGTGGTTACGCGATAGAGGCAAGGATCACAGCTGAAAATGTCTGGGAGAATTTCATCCCAGCACCAGGCACTATCGAGGGCTACTATCCAGCACTTGGTCCATCTGTGCGCGTCGATAGCCACGTCTATAAGGACTACACCATACCGCCATTTTATGACTCTTTGATCGCAAAGCTGATCGTAAAGGCGACCGACTACGATCTAGCGGTAAATAAGCTTGAAAGAGCACTTGAAGAATTTACCATCGAAGGCGTGCGAACGATCATCCCATTTTTGCTAACGATCAGCAAAAGCAAGGAGTTTAGAAGAGGATTTTTCGATACTAGCTACGTTGAGAAAAACTTAAAAACTATCCTTGAAAATACCTATGATGATATGAACAAAGAGCCAAATGACGACCTAGAAGAGGTCATCGTAGAGGCGATAAAAAGATATAAAAAGAAGAGATGA
- a CDS encoding CopD family protein, translating to MAEYYLYLKYLHYLFFISWMAVLFYQPRLYVYHVENMDKPDFVKVVEVMEYKMYHYIGWVALIGSFVTGILILIAMPDLIKTGHIHVKILVVILMAIYHLDLGRYMKQLKEKRCNKSGIFFRAYNEVPTIAMLIIIWVMIVNPF from the coding sequence ATGGCAGAATATTATCTTTACTTAAAATACCTCCACTATTTGTTTTTCATCTCGTGGATGGCAGTGCTGTTTTATCAGCCAAGGCTCTACGTTTATCACGTAGAAAATATGGACAAACCTGACTTTGTAAAAGTGGTCGAAGTGATGGAGTACAAGATGTATCACTATATCGGCTGGGTCGCACTGATTGGCTCATTTGTCACTGGTATATTGATACTTATCGCGATGCCTGATCTTATAAAAACTGGTCACATCCATGTCAAAATTTTAGTTGTCATCTTAATGGCTATCTATCACCTAGACCTTGGACGCTACATGAAGCAGCTTAAAGAGAAACGCTGTAACAAAAGTGGCATCTTCTTTAGAGCTTACAACGAAGTGCCAACTATTGCGATGCTCATCATCATCTGGGTAATGATAGTAAATCCATTTTAA
- a CDS encoding NINE protein, with product MGNNIYVAYALWLLTGWLGAHRIYLGKFITGFLMMGLFFIGYSLQIILVGYIFLAIWFIWWIIDAFLVGSGVDKNLQKAELKERLKLKDKEEDLKRLYELFESGAISKAEFEARKEILFR from the coding sequence GTGGGAAATAATATCTACGTCGCATACGCGCTTTGGCTACTTACTGGCTGGCTTGGAGCGCATAGAATTTACCTTGGTAAATTTATCACTGGCTTTTTGATGATGGGACTATTTTTTATCGGTTACTCTTTACAAATCATCCTTGTTGGATATATATTTTTAGCTATCTGGTTTATCTGGTGGATCATCGACGCATTTTTAGTCGGCAGTGGTGTGGATAAAAATTTACAAAAGGCCGAGCTAAAAGAGAGGCTAAAACTAAAAGATAAAGAAGAGGACTTAAAAAGGCTTTACGAGCTTTTTGAGAGTGGTGCTATCAGCAAGGCTGAATTTGAAGCTAGAAAAGAGATACTTTTTAGATAA
- the lspA gene encoding signal peptidase II → MHKSLVKFFIAFFVIFIVDQAIKMIFIDGFSWEGEFFSLVLTYNKGVAFSMFAFLDEWLKFIQIALILGVFVYLVVEKKLLYSHAIWLGALLGAGSSNITDRFIHSGVVDYVFWHKWFNFAVFNFADVMIDLCVVMILWQSFRKRRESGK, encoded by the coding sequence ATGCATAAAAGCTTAGTTAAATTTTTCATTGCGTTTTTTGTCATTTTTATCGTTGATCAAGCGATAAAAATGATATTTATAGATGGTTTTTCGTGGGAGGGCGAGTTTTTCTCGCTAGTTCTTACATATAATAAGGGCGTTGCATTTTCGATGTTTGCCTTTTTAGATGAGTGGCTTAAATTTATCCAGATCGCCCTCATTTTAGGCGTTTTTGTCTATCTGGTCGTTGAGAAAAAGCTGCTTTACTCGCATGCCATTTGGCTTGGAGCTTTGCTAGGAGCTGGCAGCTCAAATATCACAGATAGATTTATCCATAGCGGCGTTGTGGATTATGTCTTTTGGCACAAATGGTTTAACTTTGCGGTCTTTAACTTCGCTGATGTGATGATCGATCTTTGCGTTGTGATGATACTTTGGCAAAGTTTTAGAAAAAGGAGAGAGAGTGGGAAATAA
- the glmM gene encoding phosphoglucosamine mutase codes for MKLFGTDGVRGKAGEKLSAQTSMRLAMAAGIYFRKTSATNVILVGKDTRKSGYMIETAIVAGLTAVGYNVLQIGPMPTPAIAFLTENMRCDAGIMISASHNPYYDNGIKFFDSFGNKLDETIEAEIEKIFYDDELIANAQKTMTEIGANKRIDDVIGRYIVQIKNSFPKELNLKNLRVVLDVANGAAYKVAPTVFSELGADVIVINDEPNGSNINQNCGALHPEDLASEVKRLRADIGFAFDGDADRLVVVDENGEVVHGDAILGSLAAFLHEQKALKGGAIVATVMSNAALDDYLKAHKIKLLRSNVGDKYVLEMMKENCINFGGEQSGHVIFNDYAKTGDGLVTSMQVVAMMLKKGKKASEIFGELKPYPQILLNLKITEKKPLDKIEGLKELEASLAKEGIRSLFRYSGTENLIRLLLEGKNQTLVEKRMDEVEKFFVKALNA; via the coding sequence ATGAAACTATTTGGAACGGATGGAGTTCGTGGAAAGGCTGGAGAGAAACTTTCAGCTCAAACATCTATGCGTCTTGCAATGGCGGCTGGAATTTATTTTAGAAAGACTTCAGCGACAAATGTAATTTTGGTTGGAAAAGATACTAGAAAAAGCGGCTATATGATAGAAACCGCTATCGTTGCGGGGCTAACTGCAGTTGGCTATAACGTCCTTCAAATAGGCCCTATGCCAACACCTGCAATCGCATTTTTAACAGAAAATATGCGCTGTGACGCTGGTATAATGATAAGTGCTTCACACAATCCGTACTACGATAACGGCATCAAATTTTTTGATAGCTTTGGCAACAAGCTTGATGAGACGATAGAGGCCGAGATAGAAAAAATCTTCTACGACGATGAGCTCATCGCAAACGCTCAAAAGACGATGACAGAGATCGGTGCAAACAAGAGGATCGACGATGTTATCGGCAGATATATCGTGCAGATCAAAAATTCATTCCCAAAAGAGCTAAATTTAAAGAATTTACGAGTAGTTTTAGATGTGGCAAACGGAGCTGCTTACAAGGTCGCGCCAACTGTATTTAGCGAGCTTGGAGCTGATGTCATCGTCATAAACGACGAGCCAAATGGTAGCAACATTAACCAAAACTGCGGTGCGCTTCACCCAGAAGATCTAGCAAGCGAGGTAAAAAGGCTTCGTGCTGACATCGGCTTTGCATTTGACGGCGATGCTGATAGGCTTGTAGTAGTTGACGAAAACGGCGAAGTTGTGCATGGCGATGCGATACTTGGCTCACTAGCTGCATTTTTACACGAGCAAAAGGCTCTAAAAGGCGGCGCCATCGTAGCTACGGTAATGAGTAACGCTGCACTTGATGACTATCTAAAAGCTCATAAGATCAAACTACTTCGCTCAAACGTAGGCGATAAATACGTGCTTGAGATGATGAAAGAAAATTGTATAAATTTTGGCGGTGAGCAAAGCGGTCACGTGATATTTAACGACTACGCCAAAACTGGCGATGGCCTTGTTACCTCAATGCAAGTTGTCGCGATGATGCTTAAAAAAGGTAAAAAAGCTAGCGAAATTTTTGGCGAGCTAAAGCCGTATCCACAAATTTTACTAAATTTAAAGATCACAGAGAAGAAGCCGCTTGATAAGATAGAGGGGCTAAAAGAGCTTGAGGCTAGTCTTGCAAAAGAGGGCATAAGATCGCTCTTTAGATACTCTGGCACTGAAAATTTGATCAGACTTTTGCTTGAAGGCAAAAATCAAACTTTAGTTGAAAAACGCATGGATGAAGTTGAGAAATTTTTTGTAAAAGCCCTAAATGCATAA
- the rpsT gene encoding 30S ribosomal protein S20, which translates to MANHKSAEKRARQTIKRTERNRFYRTRLKNITKAVRVAVEAKDLNAANEALKVANKSIHSFVSRGFLKKQTAARRVSRLAQLVNTLKAA; encoded by the coding sequence ATGGCAAACCATAAATCTGCTGAAAAAAGAGCCAGACAAACTATAAAAAGAACAGAAAGAAATAGATTTTACCGCACAAGACTTAAAAATATCACAAAAGCAGTGCGTGTAGCCGTAGAAGCTAAAGATCTAAATGCTGCAAATGAAGCTTTAAAAGTTGCTAACAAAAGTATCCACAGCTTCGTAAGTAGGGGCTTTTTGAAAAAACAAACTGCTGCTCGCCGTGTTAGTCGTCTTGCACA